A single window of Cytobacillus dafuensis DNA harbors:
- a CDS encoding alpha/beta fold hydrolase codes for MVKTGRVTSEGDELYFEVRGQGVPLLMISGGGGDAGFYSYVADILADEYQVITYDRRGNSRSTRNEPVNFEVSREARDAVAVLRAAGHETAYVFGNSGGAIFALEMARSHPQAVKAMVVHEPPVLRVLPDRKKWLGFFAKVFRTSFRFNYQIALFRFNMALSIPFSAFKSVPKDFQDRVTKANNNHYLINHEMLSSVNYMPDIKNIKQNGVKVIMAAGSRSLAKGAYYARTAPILAEMLGCKMVTFPGHHISYFDLPHEWAETLRKVLKSTEVS; via the coding sequence GTGGTAAAAACAGGACGTGTTACGTCGGAGGGTGATGAACTATATTTTGAAGTCCGCGGTCAAGGTGTACCACTCTTGATGATTTCAGGAGGTGGAGGTGATGCAGGATTTTACTCGTATGTTGCAGATATTCTCGCTGATGAATACCAAGTGATTACTTATGATCGTCGGGGTAATTCCCGCAGTACCAGAAATGAGCCGGTAAATTTTGAAGTTAGCCGGGAAGCACGCGATGCCGTTGCCGTTCTCCGTGCGGCAGGTCATGAAACAGCTTATGTGTTTGGAAACAGTGGCGGTGCAATCTTTGCACTCGAAATGGCAAGGAGCCACCCTCAGGCTGTTAAAGCGATGGTCGTTCATGAGCCTCCTGTTTTGCGGGTTCTTCCCGATAGAAAAAAATGGTTGGGATTTTTCGCAAAGGTTTTTAGGACATCTTTCAGATTTAACTACCAAATTGCTCTTTTTAGGTTTAATATGGCGCTTTCTATCCCATTCAGTGCTTTCAAAAGCGTCCCAAAGGATTTTCAAGATCGTGTGACGAAGGCGAATAATAATCACTACCTCATAAATCATGAAATGCTTTCAAGTGTGAACTATATGCCTGATATCAAGAATATTAAGCAAAATGGCGTTAAGGTTATTATGGCAGCGGGCAGTAGGAGTTTGGCTAAGGGTGCTTATTACGCCAGGACAGCACCTATCTTGGCGGAAATGCTCGGTTGTAAAATGGTTACCTTTCCGGGACATCATATTTCCTATTTCGATTTACCTCACGAGTGGGCAGAAACATTACGAAAAGTGCTTAAGAGTACTGAAGTATCATAA
- a CDS encoding DUF6220 domain-containing protein translates to MMIEDANTEKAKEKLSVRVKYSQIGFFLLALILLICIVAQVYLAGMAIFEDPVNWGRHRIFVHMFEYISILMFFLGFIGRLPWKMIWGSFGMFALCNIQYYTAHGIAGALHPVLALVLFWVSFTLAWSSYRYYLGVLAASTDTTLLTTQK, encoded by the coding sequence ATGATGATTGAAGATGCGAATACGGAAAAGGCAAAAGAAAAGCTTTCTGTCCGAGTGAAGTACTCTCAGATAGGATTTTTCTTATTAGCGTTGATTTTACTCATTTGTATCGTCGCACAGGTTTATTTAGCAGGAATGGCAATATTCGAAGATCCAGTCAATTGGGGAAGACATAGGATCTTTGTGCATATGTTTGAATATATTTCGATACTCATGTTTTTCCTTGGATTTATCGGTCGTTTACCTTGGAAAATGATCTGGGGAAGCTTTGGCATGTTTGCCCTTTGTAATATCCAATACTACACAGCCCATGGTATTGCTGGGGCGCTTCACCCAGTTCTTGCCCTTGTATTATTTTGGGTCTCGTTTACACTAGCATGGAGTTCATATAGGTATTATTTAGGCGTCTTAGCAGCTAGCACAGATACAACTCTTCTCACCACTCAAAAATAG
- a CDS encoding gluconate 2-dehydrogenase subunit 3 family protein: MTDKPKETNESRRQFIKNTGLVAGGLVGGTLFGGLLTNQFQKKPEIQDVKNISGGLQEARVFINRARDFDILSAATERIFPKDDLGPGAIELSVPYFIDKQLASEWGTNAKEYMKGPFISDIKEAGNHNVQRRQDSQGPNSGTQIPTPSPRYHTILNRGEMFTLGLRKMDEVAQKEFGKGFVELDPDKQDEVLHMFEEDKVEMKGVGSSNFFHLLLQTTIEGAYADPVYGGNKDMMGWKMKEYPGPQMGYLDKIGEEKFIKMEPTNLRNYQGH; encoded by the coding sequence GTGACAGATAAACCGAAGGAAACTAACGAGAGCCGCCGCCAGTTTATTAAGAATACAGGGCTAGTTGCGGGTGGATTAGTTGGTGGAACCTTATTTGGCGGCTTGTTGACAAACCAGTTTCAAAAAAAACCAGAAATCCAAGATGTGAAAAATATCAGTGGTGGCCTGCAAGAAGCACGTGTCTTCATCAATCGAGCAAGAGACTTTGATATTCTATCGGCAGCAACAGAACGTATTTTTCCAAAAGATGATTTGGGTCCTGGCGCCATTGAATTAAGCGTTCCCTACTTTATTGACAAACAATTAGCTAGTGAATGGGGGACGAATGCGAAGGAATATATGAAGGGTCCTTTTATTTCCGACATAAAGGAAGCTGGCAATCATAATGTACAACGGCGTCAAGATAGCCAAGGGCCGAATTCAGGCACGCAAATACCTACTCCGTCACCGCGCTACCATACCATATTAAATAGGGGTGAAATGTTCACTTTGGGTCTAAGGAAAATGGATGAAGTGGCTCAAAAGGAATTCGGTAAAGGGTTTGTTGAGTTGGACCCAGACAAGCAAGATGAGGTGCTACATATGTTTGAAGAGGATAAAGTCGAGATGAAAGGGGTAGGATCCTCAAACTTTTTCCACTTACTTCTGCAGACTACGATTGAAGGTGCTTATGCAGATCCCGTGTATGGCGGAAATAAAGATATGATGGGATGGAAGATGAAAGAGTATCCGGGTCCACAAATGGGCTACTTGGATAAAATTGGGGAGGAAAAATTTATTAAAATGGAACCGACAAACTTACGTAATTATCAAGGTCATTAA
- a CDS encoding GMC family oxidoreductase, which produces MAVKLDKVDVVVVGTGWAGGVVSAELSKAGYKVIALERGKNVIRADYIGVKDELRYTNRYEMMQNLAPETITSRNYLDEIALPVRTRQEMMVGTDLGGGSVHWAGATYRWKPYDFEIRSKTIERYGKDKIPEGMAIQDWGITYDEMEKYYDRWEKTAGTSGEPDPIGDKRSSDYPNPPMKESPAVRLFKDTTKKMGYHPYQVASGNLSKAYTNPDGEKMGQCMFCSFCTQYGCDFGAKSDPLVTVIPTAMKTGNFEVRTGAYVRRVLYSGGKATGVLYVDTMTGEEFEQPADVVVLAAFTFTNNRLLMLSNIGQPYNPNTRKGVIGRNFNGQFGITFLGARGYFKNKKFNYYMGAGALGGTLSDFAGDNFDHSKLDFINGGGIELRQYGDGAIATNHVPKGTPKWGPEFKKNSIFYANRSLVVWYTSATMSWWHNFTDLDPTYKDIYNDPLLRITNRYTDQDRNIAKFGIEKSREIMKAMGADIIDEDEVPQEFDHVYSGGHYAGGVIMGADPATSAVNNYLQMWDVDNLFVVGGSAFPQFAGHHPTATIGALGYRAAEGIEHYLKNGGQLAKGKQGGTSA; this is translated from the coding sequence ATGGCTGTTAAATTAGATAAAGTAGATGTAGTAGTTGTAGGTACGGGCTGGGCAGGCGGTGTTGTTTCAGCGGAACTTTCGAAAGCAGGCTATAAAGTGATTGCTTTGGAACGGGGGAAAAATGTCATTCGGGCAGATTATATAGGAGTGAAGGATGAACTGCGTTATACAAATCGCTATGAGATGATGCAGAATTTAGCCCCAGAAACCATTACTTCCCGAAATTATTTAGATGAAATTGCTCTGCCGGTAAGAACTCGTCAAGAAATGATGGTTGGCACGGATTTGGGTGGGGGCAGTGTTCATTGGGCTGGAGCCACTTACCGTTGGAAGCCATACGACTTTGAAATTAGAAGTAAGACGATCGAGCGATACGGAAAAGATAAAATCCCAGAAGGTATGGCTATACAGGATTGGGGCATTACATACGATGAGATGGAAAAATACTATGATCGGTGGGAAAAAACAGCAGGTACCTCTGGAGAACCAGATCCGATTGGAGACAAGCGATCAAGTGACTATCCAAACCCGCCGATGAAGGAGTCGCCAGCGGTTCGCTTATTTAAAGACACCACTAAGAAAATGGGCTACCATCCCTATCAAGTTGCTTCAGGTAATTTATCAAAGGCCTATACGAATCCTGACGGGGAAAAGATGGGCCAATGTATGTTTTGTTCATTTTGCACGCAATACGGATGTGATTTTGGAGCGAAATCTGATCCACTTGTAACGGTCATTCCAACGGCCATGAAAACGGGAAACTTTGAGGTGAGAACAGGGGCCTATGTACGGCGTGTGTTATACTCTGGTGGCAAAGCGACGGGTGTTCTATATGTCGATACCATGACTGGAGAAGAATTCGAACAACCCGCGGATGTAGTGGTGCTAGCCGCATTCACATTTACAAACAATCGTTTATTAATGTTATCTAATATAGGACAACCTTATAATCCTAATACAAGAAAAGGCGTTATTGGAAGAAATTTTAACGGCCAGTTCGGTATTACCTTTCTTGGGGCGAGAGGGTATTTCAAAAACAAGAAATTCAATTATTACATGGGAGCTGGCGCATTAGGTGGCACCTTAAGTGATTTTGCAGGGGATAATTTCGATCATTCAAAATTGGATTTCATTAATGGCGGGGGAATCGAACTTCGACAATATGGTGATGGAGCTATCGCGACGAACCATGTCCCAAAGGGCACCCCAAAATGGGGGCCAGAGTTTAAAAAGAATTCAATTTTTTATGCGAACCGCTCCCTTGTTGTATGGTATACATCGGCAACCATGTCCTGGTGGCATAATTTTACGGATTTAGATCCAACCTATAAGGATATCTATAATGATCCACTTTTGCGTATAACCAATCGATATACAGATCAGGATCGGAATATTGCTAAGTTTGGGATAGAGAAGTCACGGGAAATTATGAAAGCAATGGGCGCAGATATTATTGATGAGGATGAAGTGCCACAAGAATTTGATCATGTTTATAGTGGCGGTCATTATGCGGGCGGAGTCATTATGGGGGCGGACCCAGCAACGTCTGCAGTAAACAACTACTTACAAATGTGGGATGTTGACAACCTCTTCGTAGTTGGTGGATCAGCTTTCCCACAATTTGCGGGTCATCATCCAACTGCAACAATTGGCGCATTGGGTTACCGTGCAGCTGAAGGTATTGAACATTATCTGAAAAACGGCGGTCAATTGGCAAAAGGAAAACAGGGTGGCACCAGTGCTTAA
- a CDS encoding DUF4062 domain-containing protein: MNIDVTKIFISSSSQQTLQPLRERIKAALENAGHETVMYEYGDMGLYTDNPNQDCLIKVKDSDVLVLFISNKAGSLSRNNPNITITYAEFMTALKNDKIVIPIVETQILNFYKEHVKDELDRAIYKYEMKYDHEPRFTFPIVKALLEEHKINDTVLHKKILEIAVDDFIWAFVHDCFNMTRWTYDYSIADTPELCSFLLKVLSQVLRKSTKFYLHEKEITQNLLLYDELSVYQDAVNNFMKCIVNAKLNLPLFFKTLSEYLPGQSIYDPYSDFAEHPVPILNISECKAITLYKRSEDLFSLVDSYGSKTPAQNFKIEDEDSFVAQTYHKDMEHREHVFYSEEKQMIYMTKKVGELVLSCHFQLSQLWSSRRVNSYESDIVSAIMEKRQPFDFAIDLLGGMLNE; encoded by the coding sequence TTGAATATTGATGTAACCAAAATATTTATTAGTTCTTCCTCTCAGCAAACCCTTCAGCCATTAAGAGAACGAATAAAAGCAGCTTTAGAGAATGCTGGTCACGAAACGGTTATGTATGAGTATGGAGATATGGGATTATATACAGATAACCCTAATCAAGATTGCTTAATTAAGGTAAAGGATAGTGATGTCCTTGTTTTATTTATATCCAATAAAGCGGGAAGCCTAAGCCGTAATAATCCCAATATTACCATTACATATGCAGAATTTATGACCGCTCTCAAAAACGATAAAATTGTCATACCGATCGTGGAAACGCAAATACTTAACTTCTATAAAGAGCATGTGAAAGATGAATTAGACAGAGCGATTTACAAGTATGAAATGAAGTACGACCATGAGCCTCGATTCACCTTTCCAATCGTAAAAGCCCTTTTGGAAGAACATAAAATAAATGATACGGTCTTACATAAAAAAATTTTAGAGATTGCCGTGGATGATTTTATTTGGGCCTTTGTCCATGATTGTTTTAATATGACAAGATGGACGTATGATTACAGCATCGCTGATACACCTGAACTTTGTAGCTTCCTTTTGAAGGTTTTAAGTCAAGTATTAAGAAAAAGCACGAAATTTTATCTTCATGAAAAAGAAATAACTCAAAACCTTTTGCTGTACGATGAGCTTTCTGTTTATCAAGACGCTGTAAATAATTTTATGAAGTGCATTGTGAACGCCAAGCTAAATCTCCCATTATTCTTTAAAACTTTATCCGAGTATTTGCCAGGTCAATCCATTTATGATCCTTACAGTGATTTTGCGGAACACCCTGTACCTATTTTGAATATATCTGAATGTAAAGCCATTACATTGTACAAACGAAGTGAAGACCTATTCTCTTTAGTTGATTCGTATGGAAGCAAAACCCCAGCACAAAACTTTAAAATTGAGGATGAAGATTCATTTGTTGCTCAAACTTATCATAAAGATATGGAGCATCGAGAACATGTTTTTTACTCAGAAGAGAAACAGATGATTTACATGACAAAGAAGGTTGGAGAATTAGTCTTATCATGCCACTTTCAATTATCTCAGCTTTGGTCAAGTCGTCGTGTGAACAGCTATGAAAGCGATATTGTAAGTGCTATAATGGAAAAAAGGCAACCATTTGATTTTGCAATTGACCTTTTAGGAGGGATGTTAAATGAGTAA
- a CDS encoding YbaK family protein, which produces MNVITTFNEKKREKQIKYERSVLREISIKTLKEKVQQLFGSSRFVAGLLMNNGIEEACYDVAIEAYLLGAHFSRFGFYGETIEAVKYRCRNEERHLIDTLYHFFLYWGSGEEGVMNESLYYLCEEYVSYWWMEGFHKGERRHRLRLH; this is translated from the coding sequence ATGAATGTGATTACAACCTTTAATGAAAAGAAAAGAGAGAAGCAAATTAAATATGAAAGATCCGTTTTGCGGGAAATTTCAATAAAGACATTAAAAGAAAAAGTACAGCAGCTTTTCGGGTCATCTCGCTTTGTTGCTGGCTTGTTGATGAATAATGGAATAGAAGAAGCTTGCTATGATGTGGCGATCGAGGCTTATTTATTGGGTGCACATTTTAGCCGTTTTGGTTTTTATGGTGAAACGATCGAGGCTGTAAAATATCGATGCCGGAATGAAGAGCGGCATTTAATTGATACCCTATACCATTTCTTCCTGTACTGGGGAAGCGGTGAGGAGGGAGTTATGAATGAGTCCTTATATTATTTATGCGAGGAATATGTTTCTTACTGGTGGATGGAGGGTTTTCATAAAGGAGAAAGAAGACATCGCTTAAGATTGCACTAG
- the cwlD gene encoding N-acetylmuramoyl-L-alanine amidase CwlD, with product MNKRLKTWAFAIGLIILFFILQYDFAENDSWESWNLPLTGKIILLDPGHGGPDGGAGDLDALEKDIALDVSLKVRDLLQQQGALVLMTREDDRDLAPEGTRGYSRRKVEDLKKRLEMINTSGAEYFVSIHLNSIPSPRWSGAQTFYASKREENARSAKFIQDELRRNLENTTRKAKVLDVYILKNAKIPGSLVEIGFLSNAAEKANLKKEKYQDKVAASIYNGILRYYSDENELIEEE from the coding sequence ATGAACAAAAGACTAAAAACATGGGCTTTCGCCATTGGGCTGATCATTCTGTTTTTTATTTTACAATATGATTTTGCAGAGAATGATTCGTGGGAGTCGTGGAATTTGCCTTTAACAGGTAAAATCATTTTACTTGATCCAGGTCATGGAGGCCCTGACGGTGGGGCAGGGGATTTGGATGCACTTGAAAAGGATATTGCGCTTGATGTTTCATTGAAAGTCCGTGATCTCTTGCAGCAGCAGGGAGCTCTTGTCTTGATGACGAGGGAGGATGACCGGGATCTGGCTCCTGAAGGGACAAGGGGTTACAGCCGCCGAAAGGTAGAGGATTTAAAGAAGAGGCTGGAAATGATTAATACATCAGGTGCAGAGTATTTTGTGAGCATCCATTTAAATTCGATTCCATCCCCAAGGTGGAGCGGAGCACAAACCTTTTATGCATCGAAAAGAGAGGAAAATGCACGTTCAGCAAAATTTATTCAGGATGAACTGCGGCGTAATTTGGAAAACACCACTCGAAAAGCAAAAGTGCTTGATGTATATATCCTTAAAAACGCAAAAATTCCTGGATCATTAGTTGAAATAGGATTTTTATCCAATGCAGCTGAAAAGGCTAATTTAAAGAAAGAAAAATACCAAGATAAAGTAGCGGCTTCGATTTATAATGGAATATTGCGCTATTACTCTGATGAGAACGAGTTAATAGAAGAGGAATAA
- a CDS encoding Mrp/NBP35 family ATP-binding protein translates to MLSEQNIREVLSGLQEPFLHKSLGELGAIEEIKIKEEKNHVSVKILIAKTGTAEQLQLQTLIVSRLKEAGADTVGIRFSELPESVLSQYRQAVQEDDKGLLSPESKTTFIAIASGKGGVGKSTVSVNLAVSLARLGKKVGLIDADIYGFSVPDMMGITTRPVVRGEKIIPVDRFGVKVISMGFFVEDNSPIIWRGPMLGKMLNSFFNEVEWGEIDYLLLDLPPGTGDVALDVHTMLPACKEIVVTTPHPTAAFVAARAGAMAIRTEHEILGVIENMAYFESQLTGEKEYVFGQGGGEKLADELRTTVLGQLPLAQPDWNEDDFAPSVYDADHKLGKIYGDIAQKVVNTLEGK, encoded by the coding sequence ATGTTATCTGAACAAAATATAAGAGAAGTTTTAAGTGGATTACAGGAGCCATTTTTACATAAATCATTAGGTGAGCTGGGAGCAATTGAGGAAATTAAGATCAAAGAAGAAAAAAATCATGTAAGTGTAAAAATCCTTATTGCGAAAACAGGTACAGCTGAGCAGCTTCAGCTTCAAACTCTCATCGTTAGCCGTCTAAAAGAAGCAGGAGCGGATACGGTTGGAATTCGTTTTAGTGAGCTGCCAGAATCTGTTCTGTCACAATACCGCCAAGCAGTACAAGAAGATGACAAAGGATTGCTTTCACCAGAGAGTAAAACAACATTTATTGCGATTGCGAGTGGAAAAGGTGGAGTAGGAAAGTCAACTGTATCCGTGAACCTTGCTGTCTCTTTGGCGAGGTTAGGCAAGAAGGTCGGATTAATTGATGCCGATATTTATGGATTCAGTGTCCCAGATATGATGGGAATAACAACAAGACCTGTCGTAAGAGGAGAAAAAATTATTCCAGTCGATCGATTTGGTGTAAAAGTGATTTCAATGGGCTTCTTTGTTGAAGATAACTCTCCGATTATTTGGAGAGGGCCAATGCTAGGGAAAATGCTCAATAGTTTTTTTAATGAGGTAGAGTGGGGAGAAATTGATTATTTACTGTTAGACTTGCCCCCAGGAACGGGAGATGTTGCATTAGATGTTCATACAATGCTTCCTGCTTGTAAAGAAATCGTTGTGACTACCCCTCATCCAACTGCAGCATTTGTAGCAGCTCGTGCTGGTGCGATGGCTATAAGAACAGAGCATGAAATATTAGGTGTTATTGAAAATATGGCATACTTTGAAAGTCAGCTTACAGGTGAGAAGGAATATGTATTCGGACAAGGTGGAGGAGAGAAGTTGGCTGATGAGCTTAGAACAACCGTTTTAGGCCAATTGCCACTCGCGCAGCCTGATTGGAATGAAGATGATTTCGCGCCATCTGTGTATGATGCAGACCATAAGCTTGGTAAGATTTATGGAGATATTGCCCAAAAGGTTGTTAATACACTGGAAGGTAAGTAA
- the gerD gene encoding spore germination lipoprotein GerD, producing the protein MLNKFRLLLTLLPIIFITGCAQNEAGGNQLDYEQTKKMVVDILKTDDGKKAIQELMSEDKMKQQIVMDQKIVSDTIEKTLTSEKGAEFWKKQFEDPKFAESMAKSMKTENEKLLKDLMKDPEYRGMMIEVLQDPELEKEVIKVLKSKEYREYLQTVVKETFESPLFKAKIQTLLLKAADEVKSGEKGGEKGDGGEGQGQQSEGGGGGGQ; encoded by the coding sequence ATGTTAAATAAATTCCGTTTGCTCCTGACACTACTGCCGATCATATTCATAACGGGCTGTGCTCAAAATGAAGCTGGCGGCAATCAATTGGATTATGAGCAAACAAAAAAGATGGTTGTCGATATACTTAAAACCGACGATGGAAAAAAGGCTATCCAAGAACTTATGTCTGAAGATAAAATGAAGCAACAGATTGTTATGGATCAAAAGATTGTGTCAGATACAATAGAAAAGACATTAACTTCCGAAAAGGGAGCAGAATTTTGGAAAAAGCAATTTGAGGATCCTAAATTCGCCGAAAGCATGGCAAAAAGCATGAAGACCGAAAATGAGAAGCTTCTAAAGGATTTAATGAAAGATCCTGAATACCGTGGCATGATGATTGAAGTCTTACAGGATCCTGAATTAGAAAAAGAGGTCATAAAAGTTTTAAAAAGCAAAGAATATCGAGAGTATTTACAAACAGTCGTAAAGGAAACCTTTGAGAGTCCCCTGTTCAAAGCAAAAATACAAACCCTCCTTTTAAAAGCGGCAGATGAGGTTAAGAGCGGTGAAAAGGGTGGAGAAAAAGGCGACGGCGGTGAAGGGCAAGGACAACAAAGTGAAGGTGGAGGCGGCGGAGGCCAGTAA
- a CDS encoding KinB-signaling pathway activation protein has translation MTSRNWVKLFLSTLLVGGLTTGVVGFIVRWNEFKPLFVPFDFLEILSVLFWLIGVGFIFSILSQMGFFAYLTVHRFGLGIFKSRSLWNAVQVLLIVFVLFDLVYLRYNAFAKEGESILLYIALAAFVLVVALVVAAVKAKLTNKEAFIPAVFFMVVVTTIEWVPVLRVNEQSWVYLMIVPLLVCNTYQLLILHKLNEKSQLQKQQKSKKPTK, from the coding sequence TTGACGAGCCGAAATTGGGTAAAGCTATTTTTATCCACGCTTTTGGTAGGGGGATTAACTACTGGGGTTGTTGGATTTATCGTCCGATGGAATGAATTTAAACCGTTATTTGTTCCGTTTGATTTTCTTGAAATATTATCTGTGTTATTTTGGTTAATAGGTGTTGGCTTCATTTTTAGTATTCTTAGCCAAATGGGGTTTTTTGCTTATTTAACTGTCCACCGTTTTGGTTTAGGAATATTTAAATCCCGCTCCTTATGGAATGCTGTACAAGTCCTTCTTATTGTGTTTGTATTATTCGATCTAGTGTACCTTCGTTATAATGCTTTTGCGAAGGAAGGAGAAAGCATACTGCTGTACATCGCACTTGCTGCATTTGTATTAGTGGTAGCGCTTGTTGTTGCAGCGGTTAAGGCGAAGTTAACGAATAAGGAAGCATTTATACCAGCTGTTTTCTTTATGGTTGTTGTAACGACGATTGAGTGGGTTCCTGTATTAAGGGTCAACGAACAAAGCTGGGTTTATCTGATGATCGTTCCTTTATTAGTATGCAACACTTACCAGCTACTTATTCTACATAAGCTTAACGAAAAATCTCAACTACAAAAACAACAGAAATCAAAAAAGCCGACCAAATAA
- the pdaB gene encoding polysaccharide deacetylase family sporulation protein PdaB — protein sequence MNYFFVLNGKSMKKTALIIIASFFTAWFLYIGNIVHLPVFSTKDGPKAIYKGEKDLALTFNIGWGDEKAEPILDVLKKENVKSATFFLSGSWAERHPDLVARIVKEGYEIGILGYNYEDYTELEEAKIRQDIAKAQVAFKKLNVKDIKLVRAPTGHFDQKTLKIAERLGYTVIHWSIDSKDWTNPGTEQIINNVSRAKKGDIVLLHASDSAKQTEKALPHILKQLNKKGIELVTVSEMIANAKTKTSEIK from the coding sequence ATGAATTACTTTTTTGTACTAAACGGGAAATCAATGAAAAAAACCGCTTTAATAATTATTGCATCATTTTTTACTGCATGGTTTTTATATATCGGGAATATTGTGCATTTGCCGGTATTTTCAACAAAGGATGGGCCTAAAGCGATATATAAAGGAGAAAAAGATCTTGCCCTTACCTTCAATATTGGTTGGGGGGATGAAAAAGCAGAGCCTATCCTGGATGTTTTGAAAAAAGAGAATGTAAAATCCGCTACTTTTTTTCTCTCTGGTTCATGGGCGGAGCGTCATCCAGATTTAGTAGCGCGAATAGTCAAAGAAGGATATGAAATAGGAATCCTTGGTTATAATTACGAGGACTATACTGAGCTTGAGGAAGCGAAAATTAGACAAGATATAGCGAAAGCTCAAGTTGCATTTAAGAAATTAAATGTAAAAGACATCAAGCTAGTTCGAGCTCCGACAGGTCATTTTGACCAAAAAACTCTAAAAATTGCTGAAAGGCTCGGTTACACAGTTATACATTGGAGCATAGATTCAAAGGATTGGACAAATCCAGGGACAGAACAAATTATCAATAATGTGTCTAGAGCTAAAAAAGGCGATATTGTATTGCTTCATGCTTCAGATTCCGCAAAACAAACAGAAAAAGCACTGCCACATATCTTAAAACAATTAAATAAAAAAGGAATTGAACTAGTTACCGTATCAGAAATGATCGCAAATGCAAAAACAAAAACAAGTGAAATTAAATAA